In Thermococcus stetteri, the following proteins share a genomic window:
- a CDS encoding glycogen synthase, whose translation MRILMLGFEYLPVKVGGLAEALTSIAEGLAELGNEVVVFTPDHGRKLGEEVASFRVLLEGQEVEVNVRKREQNGVTVYSLGGSYLDTDVYPGWEDLLRKAVIFGKASAGLMNIIIGEFKPDVVHAHDWHTVFALGLLKKYFGTRSVFTVHRLNRAKVPAGYFHEANLGELAPYPDLDPEHTAGYLADVVTTVSRSYLMEEWDFFRNFDGKATHVFNGIDCSFWNEELLEGRDLSREERRRRILERFGLSDGKAFMFIGRFDRAQKGVDTLLRAIEVLSTDPVFKGLRFLVVGKGDPELENWARETEKRFPENVKVITEVLPRETVRELYGSVDFVIVPSYFEPFGLVQLEAMCLGAVPIGSAVGGIKDTVIDLDADPERATGLLVPPRDAFALARAIVRAAELDEETLKRLRENGKRRAREDFTWENACGRYMRVYQNAVDKAIPFLR comes from the coding sequence ATGAGAATCCTCATGCTCGGCTTTGAGTACCTCCCTGTCAAGGTCGGCGGTCTTGCGGAAGCGCTCACCAGCATAGCAGAAGGTCTTGCAGAGCTGGGAAACGAAGTCGTTGTATTCACACCAGACCATGGAAGGAAGCTCGGCGAGGAGGTTGCCTCCTTCAGGGTTCTCCTCGAGGGCCAGGAAGTTGAAGTAAACGTAAGAAAGCGGGAGCAGAACGGCGTAACCGTTTACTCCCTTGGCGGGAGCTATCTAGATACCGACGTCTACCCCGGTTGGGAAGACCTTCTCAGAAAGGCCGTCATCTTCGGAAAGGCCAGCGCCGGGCTTATGAACATCATTATCGGCGAGTTCAAACCCGATGTAGTCCACGCCCACGACTGGCACACGGTATTTGCCCTGGGCCTTCTGAAAAAGTACTTCGGGACAAGGAGCGTTTTCACCGTTCACAGGCTCAACAGGGCGAAGGTTCCCGCTGGCTACTTCCACGAGGCCAACCTCGGTGAGCTCGCGCCCTATCCTGATCTCGACCCAGAGCATACCGCCGGATACCTGGCGGACGTGGTGACGACCGTGAGCAGGAGCTACCTCATGGAGGAGTGGGACTTCTTCAGGAACTTCGACGGGAAGGCAACGCACGTCTTCAACGGTATCGACTGCTCCTTCTGGAACGAGGAGCTCCTTGAGGGCAGGGACCTGTCGAGGGAGGAAAGGCGGCGGAGAATACTCGAACGCTTCGGCCTCTCCGACGGGAAGGCCTTCATGTTCATCGGCCGCTTCGACAGGGCCCAGAAGGGTGTCGATACCCTCCTGAGGGCCATCGAAGTGCTCTCAACGGATCCGGTCTTCAAAGGACTGAGGTTCCTGGTAGTTGGAAAAGGGGACCCCGAACTTGAAAACTGGGCCAGGGAAACCGAGAAGCGCTTCCCGGAGAACGTTAAGGTGATAACTGAAGTTTTGCCCAGAGAAACGGTTAGGGAGCTCTACGGCTCGGTGGACTTCGTGATTGTACCATCTTACTTCGAACCTTTCGGCCTGGTTCAGCTCGAGGCCATGTGTCTTGGAGCTGTCCCAATAGGCAGTGCTGTTGGGGGCATCAAAGACACAGTCATTGACCTCGACGCCGACCCGGAGAGGGCGACCGGGCTTCTAGTTCCCCCAAGGGACGCGTTCGCCCTAGCAAGGGCCATAGTAAGGGCTGCGGAACTCGATGAGGAAACCCTAAAACGGCTCAGGGAGAACGGGAAGAGAAGGGCAAGAGAGGACTTCACGTGGGAGAACGCCTGCGGGAGGTACATGAGGGTCTACCAGAACGCGGTGGATAAGGCAATCCCCTTCCTCCGCTAG
- a CDS encoding ribonuclease P protein component 2, whose product MREKPKYLPPTLRDKNRYIAFQVVGERPFKKDEVKKAIWEASLSALGYLGSARAKPWFISFDEESQTGIVRVDRKHVEELRFALTMLTEINGSKAIFRTLGVSGTIKRLKKKFLAEYGWR is encoded by the coding sequence ATGAGGGAGAAGCCGAAGTACCTGCCGCCGACGCTCAGGGACAAGAACAGGTACATAGCCTTCCAGGTCGTTGGGGAGAGACCCTTCAAGAAGGACGAGGTAAAGAAAGCCATCTGGGAGGCCTCACTTTCGGCCCTGGGCTACCTCGGCTCGGCGAGGGCAAAGCCCTGGTTCATTTCCTTTGACGAGGAAAGCCAGACTGGAATAGTTAGGGTTGACAGAAAGCACGTTGAGGAGCTCCGCTTTGCACTGACCATGCTCACGGAAATAAACGGCTCAAAGGCAATCTTCAGAACCCTCGGAGTTTCGGGGACGATAAAAAGGCTGAAAAAGAAGTTTCTGGCCGAGTACGGCTGGCGCTAG
- a CDS encoding radical SAM protein, which produces MVWETPYFSYAVRELPKGCQLCVRGEKLVLFTTGKCPRDCFYCPLSPWRREDVVYANERPVKSVEDVIEEAKIQEAKGAGVTGGDPLARLDRTVEYIRVLKENFGKDFHVHLYTTGALATEKALSKLYDAGLDEIRFHPDLFNPNSKLFKVEIENIKEAFDFDWDVGGEIPSIPGQLERMKWYAEFLDKHGAKFLNVNELEFSEMTLKTLLERGFQPVSDESSAIKGSLELGLEFLEWGEENTSLSYHLCTAKLKDAVQLRNRLRRMARNVAKPYMEITEEGTLRFGIAEYEDLDELYRFLVEEAEVPAEWLHINREKKRIEMPEEVAVELAEAVEGDVRFFVVEEYPTFDRLEVERIPLP; this is translated from the coding sequence TTGGTCTGGGAGACGCCCTACTTTTCATACGCAGTGAGAGAGCTCCCGAAGGGCTGTCAGCTCTGCGTTAGGGGTGAGAAGCTCGTCCTCTTCACCACCGGGAAGTGTCCGAGGGACTGCTTCTACTGCCCCCTCAGCCCCTGGAGGAGAGAGGATGTAGTTTACGCCAACGAGAGACCCGTGAAGAGCGTTGAGGATGTCATCGAGGAAGCCAAAATTCAGGAAGCCAAAGGCGCTGGAGTCACCGGTGGAGACCCTCTGGCGAGGCTCGACAGGACTGTTGAGTATATCAGAGTCCTGAAGGAGAACTTCGGAAAGGACTTTCACGTTCACCTCTACACCACGGGGGCTTTGGCTACTGAAAAGGCCCTCTCAAAGCTCTACGATGCCGGACTGGACGAGATACGCTTCCATCCTGATCTCTTCAACCCGAATTCAAAGCTATTCAAGGTTGAAATCGAAAACATAAAGGAGGCCTTCGACTTCGACTGGGACGTTGGGGGAGAGATTCCATCCATTCCCGGTCAGCTCGAAAGGATGAAGTGGTACGCGGAGTTTCTGGATAAGCACGGCGCCAAGTTCCTCAACGTGAACGAGCTCGAGTTCAGTGAAATGACGCTCAAAACCCTTCTTGAGAGAGGCTTCCAGCCAGTAAGCGACGAAAGCTCCGCGATTAAGGGTTCCCTTGAGCTCGGCCTTGAGTTTTTAGAATGGGGAGAGGAGAACACCTCCCTTAGCTACCACCTCTGCACGGCGAAGCTGAAGGATGCGGTTCAGCTGAGAAACAGGCTGAGGAGGATGGCCAGGAACGTCGCAAAACCCTACATGGAGATCACGGAGGAGGGAACCCTGCGCTTCGGCATAGCTGAATACGAGGACTTAGACGAGCTCTACAGGTTCCTCGTTGAGGAAGCGGAAGTCCCTGCGGAGTGGCTCCACATCAACCGGGAGAAGAAAAGGATAGAGATGCCCGAAGAGGTTGCCGTAGAGCTTGCCGAGGCGGTAGAAGGCGACGTTAGGTTCTTCGTCGTCGAGGAGTACCCGACCTTCGACAGGCTTGAGGTGGAGAGGATTCCGCTCCCTTAG
- a CDS encoding glycosyl hydrolase family 18 protein: MRKRGPSIVLMALLLLSLAQVGTFPWASAAESVSLSGSAIAWDVVNLTWSPYSNAKAYEVYRSTDPSNLFSPNNLLVIVNWSSYPKYEPGKTYNQGDVVEYNGKIWRVKYWTQSVPGSDDSWELVGDVVPTTNYLDQWDLKANTTYHYGVVPVLADGSRGSPSNVLAITTPLEPYRVIVYYISWGRYARKFYVSDIPWEKVTHVNYAFLDLKEDGTVAFFDTYADPLNLEAMKEYKRKYPAVKVLISVGGWTLSKYFSVVAADPVKRQRFAETAIEIIRKYDLDGIDIDWEYPGGGGKEGNYESPDDGKNFVLLLKTLREALDQAEKEDHKDYLLTAATPADPVKAGRIDWNEASKYLDSINIMTYDYHGAWETITGHLAPLYCDPNAPYTDENVKYHFCVNYTVQWYVQHVPDRTKITVGLPFYSRSFANVPPENSGLYQPFSGTPDGTWGPAYETYGVMDYWDVAKKNQSSEYEYHWDPIAQVAWLYSPSKKIFITFDDPKAIGIKVDYMLKNGLGGVMIWEITADRKPGTNSHPLLDTVLQHLGEKPPAWIPDTYYIGSNIPSNITVPEPTPIPPSNETTPSENQTSPNPSPGNETNPNPSPGNETTPSNNQTTPSTGDLVKPDAFSVKIQDWGSTEYDVTLNLGGTYDWVVKVKLKDGSTVSSFWSANKAEEDGYVVFTPPSWNKGPTATFGFIATGSKPVESMYLYVNGQLWDVWPETAPNPSNETTPSENQTSPNPSPGNETNPNPSPGNETGPYVPAGPGLPEHFFAPYIDMSLSIHKPLVEYYKLTGTPYFTLAFILYSSVYNGPAWAGSIPLDAFVDEVKELREAGGDVIIAFGGAVGPYLCQQAKTPEQLAQWYIQVIDTYNATYLDFDIESGVDADKLADALLIVQRERPNVRLSFTLPSDPGIGLAGGYGIIETMAKKGVIVDRVNPMTMDYYWTPANADNAISVAEHVFKQLKQIYPNKSDDEIWGMIGLTPMIGTNDDKSVFSLQDAEKLVDWAIQHRIRSLAFWSVDRDHPGPTGEVSPVHRGTSDPDWAFSHAFLRFMTAFQPVASTAQVAVAVPI; this comes from the coding sequence ATGCGAAAGAGGGGACCTTCGATAGTCTTAATGGCCCTGCTTCTGCTGTCCCTGGCCCAAGTGGGCACTTTCCCCTGGGCCTCGGCAGCGGAGAGCGTAAGCCTGAGCGGAAGCGCCATCGCTTGGGACGTCGTGAACCTGACGTGGAGCCCATACAGCAACGCAAAGGCGTACGAAGTTTACAGGAGCACAGATCCCTCCAACCTGTTCTCACCGAACAACCTGCTGGTGATTGTCAACTGGAGCAGCTATCCAAAATACGAACCTGGAAAGACCTACAATCAGGGCGACGTCGTTGAGTACAACGGAAAGATATGGCGCGTTAAATACTGGACCCAGAGCGTTCCCGGAAGCGATGACTCCTGGGAGCTCGTGGGAGATGTTGTCCCAACCACCAACTACCTCGACCAGTGGGATCTGAAGGCCAACACCACCTACCACTACGGGGTCGTTCCAGTTCTCGCCGATGGAAGCAGGGGAAGTCCGTCGAACGTTCTCGCCATAACGACCCCCCTGGAGCCGTACAGGGTCATAGTCTACTATATTTCATGGGGCAGGTACGCGAGGAAGTTCTACGTGAGCGATATCCCCTGGGAAAAGGTGACCCACGTCAACTACGCCTTCCTCGACCTCAAGGAGGATGGTACGGTGGCTTTCTTCGACACCTACGCAGATCCGCTCAACCTTGAGGCCATGAAGGAGTACAAGAGGAAGTATCCAGCGGTTAAGGTTCTAATCTCAGTCGGCGGGTGGACCCTCAGCAAATACTTCTCGGTGGTAGCTGCCGACCCGGTCAAGAGGCAGCGCTTCGCCGAGACAGCCATAGAGATCATAAGGAAGTACGACCTCGATGGAATTGATATCGACTGGGAGTACCCCGGCGGCGGAGGCAAGGAAGGAAACTACGAGAGCCCCGACGACGGTAAGAACTTTGTACTCCTCCTAAAGACGTTAAGAGAAGCTCTAGATCAGGCTGAAAAGGAGGATCACAAGGACTACCTCCTAACAGCCGCAACGCCAGCCGACCCGGTCAAGGCCGGCAGGATAGACTGGAACGAGGCAAGCAAGTACCTCGACTCAATCAACATCATGACCTACGACTACCACGGCGCCTGGGAGACAATAACCGGCCACCTCGCCCCGCTCTACTGCGACCCTAATGCACCTTACACCGACGAGAACGTCAAGTACCACTTCTGCGTCAACTACACCGTCCAATGGTACGTCCAGCACGTCCCAGACAGGACCAAGATAACCGTCGGCCTCCCATTCTACAGCAGGAGCTTTGCAAACGTCCCGCCCGAGAACAGCGGCCTCTACCAGCCCTTCAGTGGCACTCCTGATGGCACCTGGGGGCCCGCTTACGAAACCTACGGGGTCATGGACTACTGGGACGTCGCCAAGAAGAACCAGAGCAGTGAATACGAGTACCACTGGGACCCGATAGCACAGGTCGCGTGGCTCTACTCCCCAAGCAAGAAGATATTCATAACCTTCGACGACCCCAAGGCGATAGGAATAAAGGTCGACTACATGCTGAAGAACGGACTAGGCGGAGTGATGATCTGGGAGATCACCGCCGACAGGAAGCCCGGAACCAACAGCCACCCGCTCCTCGATACGGTTCTCCAGCACCTCGGCGAGAAGCCACCGGCGTGGATTCCCGATACCTACTACATAGGCTCGAACATCCCGAGCAACATAACCGTTCCAGAGCCAACCCCAATACCGCCAAGCAACGAGACAACCCCTTCCGAAAACCAGACCAGTCCAAACCCATCACCGGGCAACGAAACCAATCCAAACCCCAGCCCAGGAAACGAGACCACGCCCTCAAACAACCAGACGACTCCATCCACCGGCGATCTGGTCAAGCCGGATGCGTTCAGCGTCAAAATCCAAGACTGGGGAAGCACAGAGTACGATGTGACCTTAAACCTTGGCGGCACTTACGACTGGGTCGTTAAGGTCAAGTTGAAGGACGGTTCGACAGTCTCAAGCTTCTGGAGTGCAAACAAGGCCGAAGAGGACGGGTACGTCGTCTTCACTCCACCAAGCTGGAACAAAGGACCAACGGCAACCTTCGGGTTCATTGCCACAGGGAGCAAGCCGGTCGAGTCAATGTACCTCTACGTGAACGGCCAGCTCTGGGACGTCTGGCCAGAAACTGCCCCCAACCCAAGCAACGAGACAACCCCTTCCGAAAACCAGACCAGTCCAAACCCATCACCGGGCAACGAAACCAATCCAAACCCCAGCCCAGGAAACGAGACGGGTCCCTACGTTCCAGCAGGCCCGGGTCTTCCCGAGCACTTCTTCGCTCCGTACATCGACATGAGCCTCAGTATCCACAAGCCGCTCGTTGAGTACTACAAACTCACCGGGACACCTTACTTCACCCTCGCCTTTATCCTATACAGTTCAGTCTACAACGGGCCGGCCTGGGCTGGAAGCATTCCACTGGATGCCTTCGTTGATGAGGTGAAGGAGCTCAGAGAAGCCGGAGGGGACGTTATTATAGCCTTCGGAGGCGCAGTTGGCCCCTACCTCTGCCAGCAGGCAAAGACCCCCGAACAGCTCGCGCAGTGGTACATTCAGGTTATAGACACCTACAACGCCACCTACCTTGATTTTGACATCGAGTCTGGTGTGGACGCCGACAAACTGGCGGATGCCCTCCTTATCGTACAGAGGGAAAGACCGAACGTTAGACTTAGCTTCACACTGCCCAGCGACCCAGGAATAGGTCTTGCGGGCGGATACGGGATAATAGAGACCATGGCAAAGAAGGGGGTTATCGTCGACAGGGTCAACCCGATGACGATGGACTACTACTGGACGCCAGCAAACGCGGACAACGCCATAAGCGTGGCCGAACACGTTTTCAAACAGCTCAAGCAGATTTATCCCAACAAGAGCGACGACGAAATATGGGGCATGATTGGCCTGACCCCGATGATAGGAACCAACGATGATAAGAGCGTTTTCTCGCTCCAGGATGCCGAAAAGCTCGTCGACTGGGCGATACAGCACAGAATACGCTCCCTAGCCTTCTGGAGCGTTGACAGGGATCACCCCGGCCCAACGGGAGAGGTCTCCCCGGTACACAGGGGAACCAGCGACCCTGACTGGGCCTTCAGCCACGCCTTCCTGAGGTTTATGACTGCCTTCCAGCCGGTTGCCAGCACGGCCCAGGTGGCCGTTGCAGTTCCGATTTGA
- a CDS encoding PIG-L deacetylase family protein, whose product MGFEPFERFDDALSALMDELDFKINEPFKDVEKVLCIEPHPDDCVIGLGGTIKKLTDSGVEVVYLLLTDGSMGTTDDRISRHELVLKRLEEEKKSAEILGVKKIHTLDLGDTELPYTREVRKEIVTVIRKEKPDMVLMPDPWLPYESHPDHRHAGFLGIEAVGFSGLPNFNRTDLIAGLEPHNVSAVGFYYTHKPNYFVDITDVMETKLRAVRAHKSQFPDDIWKLWEPYLRTIALYYGKMSGYKYAEGIRFIPSLFLHICPFAELI is encoded by the coding sequence ATGGGGTTTGAACCGTTTGAGAGGTTTGACGATGCACTTTCGGCACTCATGGACGAGCTTGACTTCAAAATCAACGAGCCTTTCAAGGACGTGGAGAAGGTTCTCTGCATAGAGCCGCATCCAGACGACTGTGTCATCGGGCTCGGGGGCACCATTAAAAAGCTAACTGACTCCGGAGTTGAGGTTGTCTATCTACTTCTCACGGACGGTTCGATGGGAACGACCGACGATAGGATATCACGCCATGAGCTTGTCCTAAAGAGACTTGAAGAAGAAAAAAAGAGCGCTGAAATCCTTGGGGTTAAGAAGATACACACCCTAGACCTTGGCGACACCGAACTTCCCTACACGAGGGAGGTCAGAAAGGAGATAGTCACTGTGATAAGAAAGGAGAAACCTGATATGGTTTTGATGCCCGATCCGTGGCTCCCCTACGAGAGTCACCCCGATCACAGGCATGCGGGATTCCTCGGAATAGAGGCGGTCGGCTTTTCGGGTCTCCCAAACTTCAACAGAACCGACCTCATCGCTGGACTTGAGCCCCATAACGTCTCCGCAGTTGGCTTCTACTACACCCACAAACCAAACTACTTCGTTGATATAACCGATGTCATGGAAACAAAGCTGAGGGCTGTGAGGGCCCATAAAAGCCAGTTTCCTGACGACATCTGGAAGCTTTGGGAGCCGTATCTCAGGACAATAGCTCTCTATTATGGAAAAATGAGTGGCTACAAGTACGCTGAAGGTATAAGGTTCATTCCTAGCCTTTTCCTGCATATATGTCCTTTTGCCGAACTTATTTAG
- a CDS encoding PIN domain-containing protein, translating to MTLPDSILFDATSLIKMHTASRRRLLEVTLAKFNVFVPIISIYKYLVSKAYINRKIENEFKVLNEIYAILPLTEEIVLHGAKIEAKLLKKGLRLEVDDVLTGAFAIKHRMLLVTADQDRYKPLTEFGLDMMELDYFLKEVERMVEEELKA from the coding sequence ATGACCCTCCCAGACAGCATCCTATTTGACGCAACATCACTAATAAAAATGCACACTGCAAGCAGGAGGAGGCTACTTGAGGTGACCCTAGCAAAATTCAACGTTTTCGTCCCGATAATCTCGATTTACAAGTATCTGGTATCTAAGGCATACATAAACAGAAAAATAGAGAACGAATTCAAAGTCCTCAACGAAATCTACGCCATCCTCCCCCTAACCGAGGAGATAGTTCTACACGGTGCAAAGATAGAGGCCAAACTCCTCAAAAAGGGGCTGAGACTTGAAGTCGATGACGTGCTCACGGGAGCCTTCGCAATAAAGCACAGAATGCTCCTGGTAACCGCTGACCAGGATAGATATAAGCCCCTAACCGAGTTTGGACTTGACATGATGGAGCTTGACTACTTCCTGAAAGAAGTAGAAAGGATGGTAGAGGAAGAATTAAAGGCCTAA
- the bgaS gene encoding beta-galactosidase BgaS, translating to MAEFAWGVVQSAFQFEMGDPLRRFIDTRSDWWHWVRDPFNIKNDLVSGHLPEDGINNYGLYEIDHQLAKDMGLNAYQITVEWSRIFPCPTFGVEVDFERDSYGLIKRIKITKETLKELEGLSNLREVKHYRKVLGNLKKLGFSTFVTLNHQAQPIWLHDPIEVRQNFEKARAKGWADERAILEFAKFAAFAAWKLGDLVDFWATFDEPMVTVELGYLAPYVGWPPGILNPKAAKAVIINQLVGHARAYDAIKAFSDKPVGIILNIIPAYPRDPNDPKDVKATENYDLFHNRIFLDGVNEGKVDLNFDGDYAKINHLERNDWIGDNYYTREVIRYTEPKYDELPIINFVGTEGYGYSSEPNSVSKDNNPTSDFGWECFPQGMYDSIMIGNEYGKPVYITENGIADSRDLLRPRYIREHVTKMFEAIQAGADVKGYFHWALTDNYEWAMGFKIKFGLYEVDPISKQRIPRPKSIETYKKIVREGLP from the coding sequence ATGGCGGAGTTTGCATGGGGTGTTGTACAGTCAGCGTTTCAGTTCGAGATGGGCGATCCTCTCAGGAGGTTCATAGATACGAGGAGTGACTGGTGGCACTGGGTCCGCGACCCTTTCAACATAAAAAACGATCTCGTGAGCGGCCATCTTCCGGAGGATGGCATAAACAACTACGGACTCTATGAGATTGACCACCAGCTTGCGAAGGATATGGGGCTCAACGCCTATCAGATAACGGTTGAGTGGAGCAGAATCTTCCCCTGCCCGACTTTTGGAGTCGAAGTTGATTTTGAGAGGGACTCCTACGGACTTATAAAGAGGATAAAGATAACCAAAGAAACCCTCAAAGAGCTCGAAGGGCTCTCAAACCTTAGAGAAGTGAAGCACTACAGAAAAGTCCTAGGGAACCTCAAAAAGCTGGGGTTCTCCACTTTCGTAACTCTGAACCACCAGGCCCAGCCGATATGGCTCCATGACCCTATAGAAGTCAGACAGAACTTCGAGAAAGCCCGGGCCAAGGGGTGGGCCGATGAAAGAGCCATACTTGAGTTTGCCAAGTTTGCAGCATTTGCCGCTTGGAAGCTCGGAGACTTGGTCGACTTCTGGGCAACCTTTGATGAGCCAATGGTGACTGTGGAGCTCGGCTATCTGGCACCCTACGTTGGGTGGCCCCCCGGAATACTAAACCCCAAAGCTGCCAAAGCAGTTATCATAAACCAACTCGTTGGACACGCAAGGGCCTACGATGCTATAAAAGCATTTTCGGACAAACCCGTTGGGATAATCCTCAACATAATCCCAGCATATCCCCGCGACCCAAACGACCCTAAGGACGTGAAGGCCACCGAGAACTACGACCTCTTCCACAATAGGATATTCCTGGATGGAGTAAACGAAGGAAAGGTTGATCTTAATTTCGACGGAGACTACGCCAAAATCAATCACTTGGAGAGAAACGACTGGATAGGCGATAACTACTACACCAGGGAAGTGATAAGGTACACAGAGCCAAAATACGATGAGCTTCCGATAATAAACTTCGTAGGAACGGAAGGCTATGGCTACTCTTCAGAGCCCAATAGCGTCTCAAAGGACAACAATCCAACGAGCGACTTTGGCTGGGAGTGCTTCCCTCAGGGGATGTACGATTCAATAATGATAGGAAACGAGTATGGAAAACCCGTTTACATAACGGAAAACGGGATAGCTGATTCCAGAGACCTTTTAAGGCCGAGATATATAAGGGAACACGTGACAAAGATGTTTGAAGCAATTCAAGCTGGCGCCGATGTGAAGGGATATTTCCACTGGGCACTCACGGATAACTACGAATGGGCGATGGGTTTTAAAATAAAGTTCGGACTTTATGAGGTTGACCCGATAAGCAAGCAGAGGATACCAAGGCCCAAGAGCATAGAAACCTACAAGAAAATTGTGCGGGAGGGATTACCTTGA
- a CDS encoding ABC transporter substrate-binding protein: MKKAVAMGLMAILLASLFGAGYGLAAESLPRNETLYTANSAPPTNANPFTGGSVLGIDGLVFEPLFMFNFMTGELKPWLSESAKWVDDDTFEVKLRSGLKWQDGKPLTAEDVKFSYEYYEKIGLRNWGNLGLKEIKVVDDSTVQFIFEGTPNYQLWQLQMFFGWGQGALIVPKHIFEKINPEDIPKMTFTGDEMKYLVGSGAYKLKEIVGQEKAILERNEDWWGAKVFGKPGPKYIVQLYVTDNNQAANMFIKGDLDVGTYYIDIVSAKQKNPKLASWLDKYPYFPPVAPVLLYFNTKHAPLDNPKVRRAIAMAINPYQIVNQGPISDLPKQVPFGQGLLNKWSDKVGIDGLISQYGWKYGDVAGAIKLLDEAGIKDTDGDGIREYNGKPLKLKFVTCVGCNDWLQAGEIIANQLKAVGIEVEIEKGDWTNFFMKSLQNGDFDLALHWSGTFQPSAYAVFNMLISKDGGANYGKYENPQVDQILEEFGKTVDENKEAQYIRQLCQIWLQDVPAAPVYMATLFYEANTEYWTNWPNEKNPYGVPIFWTNYGTWGTALALLGVKPAKAPASETTTTSTTTTSSPATTSSSGSSTSSSSESPTSSTSSGGGGICGPAAVVLLAAVPLLMRRRR; encoded by the coding sequence ATGAAGAAAGCCGTAGCCATGGGCCTTATGGCCATTTTACTGGCCAGCCTCTTCGGGGCTGGATACGGTTTGGCGGCAGAAAGTCTGCCAAGGAATGAGACCCTCTACACTGCCAACAGCGCCCCTCCAACGAACGCCAACCCGTTCACGGGGGGCTCAGTGCTTGGAATAGATGGTCTTGTTTTTGAGCCACTGTTCATGTTCAACTTCATGACCGGCGAGCTCAAACCGTGGCTTTCAGAAAGTGCCAAGTGGGTTGACGACGACACCTTTGAAGTCAAGCTCAGATCGGGCCTCAAGTGGCAGGACGGCAAGCCCCTGACCGCCGAAGACGTCAAGTTCTCCTATGAGTACTACGAAAAGATTGGCCTTAGGAACTGGGGCAACCTCGGACTCAAGGAGATAAAGGTCGTTGATGACAGTACGGTTCAGTTTATCTTCGAGGGAACCCCCAACTATCAGCTCTGGCAGCTTCAGATGTTCTTCGGCTGGGGACAGGGTGCACTCATAGTTCCGAAGCACATTTTTGAGAAAATCAACCCCGAGGACATACCAAAGATGACCTTCACCGGCGATGAGATGAAGTACCTCGTCGGTTCTGGAGCCTACAAGCTCAAGGAGATAGTGGGACAGGAGAAGGCCATCCTTGAGAGGAACGAGGACTGGTGGGGAGCAAAGGTCTTCGGAAAGCCCGGACCGAAGTACATCGTCCAGCTCTACGTCACCGACAACAACCAGGCCGCCAACATGTTCATCAAGGGCGACCTCGACGTCGGTACCTATTATATCGACATAGTCTCGGCCAAGCAGAAGAACCCCAAGCTCGCGAGCTGGCTCGACAAGTACCCCTATTTCCCGCCCGTTGCTCCCGTTCTGCTCTACTTCAACACCAAGCACGCCCCGCTCGACAATCCGAAAGTCAGAAGGGCAATAGCGATGGCAATCAACCCTTACCAGATCGTCAACCAGGGTCCTATAAGCGACCTTCCAAAGCAGGTTCCATTCGGTCAGGGTCTCCTAAACAAGTGGAGCGACAAGGTTGGTATTGACGGCCTCATCAGCCAGTACGGCTGGAAGTACGGTGATGTTGCCGGGGCAATAAAGCTCCTCGACGAGGCCGGAATCAAGGATACCGACGGCGACGGCATCAGGGAGTACAACGGCAAGCCGCTCAAGCTCAAATTCGTCACATGTGTCGGCTGTAACGACTGGCTCCAGGCCGGTGAGATCATAGCGAACCAGCTCAAGGCCGTTGGAATTGAGGTCGAGATAGAGAAAGGTGACTGGACCAACTTCTTTATGAAGAGCCTTCAGAACGGTGACTTCGACCTTGCCCTCCACTGGTCCGGAACCTTCCAGCCGAGTGCTTATGCTGTCTTCAACATGCTCATTTCAAAGGACGGTGGAGCCAACTACGGCAAGTATGAGAACCCGCAGGTTGACCAGATTTTAGAGGAGTTTGGAAAGACCGTTGACGAGAACAAAGAGGCCCAGTACATAAGGCAGCTCTGCCAGATATGGCTCCAAGACGTTCCAGCGGCTCCGGTTTACATGGCAACGCTCTTCTACGAGGCCAACACTGAGTACTGGACTAACTGGCCGAACGAGAAGAACCCATATGGTGTTCCAATTTTCTGGACGAACTACGGCACCTGGGGTACAGCCCTTGCGCTCCTTGGTGTCAAGCCCGCTAAAGCCCCTGCCTCCGAGACCACAACAACATCGACAACCACAACATCGTCCCCAGCCACAACCAGTTCAAGTGGATCATCGACATCCTCTTCATCCGAATCTCCGACTTCATCAACGAGCAGTGGCGGTGGAGGAATCTGTGGGCCTGCTGCAGTGGTTCTCCTCGCGGCGGTTCCCCTCCTGATGAGGAGACGCCGCTGA